In the genome of Fusarium poae strain DAOMC 252244 chromosome 1, whole genome shotgun sequence, the window ATTCCGTACTGCTTCGCTCAGTGGGAGAATATCATCTTTTCTCATAACATGAACGTAAGCGCGACCTGGTCGAGAAGGTTTTGAGGGGCTCCAAGGCAAgtcagcatcacgattgttTTGTAGAAATATTGCGCCACGTACTCTGTAGAGATCTTTCCTTCTGCGAAACAAAACCAATCAACCTTGCCTTTGCCCGCCTCCCATTCACTTCCGAGTATGGATGTGAATTCTACCTCCGTCATTCCAGGGGGCAAACGGCGTATCGTGAGTTTCTCACCCTCATTATGCGCTTTAGTCTTGGTGGGCTTGGGAGTCTCGCCTTCATTCAAAGGCTTTCATCATGGTCAGCCAGGGTCTCATCTTTTATTGTGAAATGGAGTGATGTCACCTTGTTCGTCTCGGCAGATCTCGCGTTAGAACCTCTTCCCCTGCCCTTTCCATGAGAACTGTTCTCTTGCGGTCCCTTACCCTGAGGTAGGTCAGATATGCCAGTCACTTAATCATTGATTGGCAAGGATCACGGTATACCTTTGTTGATTCAGAATTCTGATTCGTTGATGCTTGGGAGCCCCCATTTGCCCGTCTAGACAAGACTTGCGGTGTCTGAGCTGACATTTTGCATGCCGCAAATGTCTATTCGGCTGTTGTCGCAGCACAGTTGATACTGCGAGAAGGCTTGAGTGAGTTGGTGAGTGAACGAGTACTGTGAGTGAGGCTCGATGAGTCGCGGCCTTGCTGCCCCGCCAGTGGCAGTGGGGCCTTCTTGTTCCTGTTCTTATAGAGATGAGATATGCGATTATCCACCAGATGGTGAAACTTTCTCATGCGGCCAGTGTCTACTTTGTGTGTTGTGTACGCGTGCGAGTAGAGTTTGAAAGAATTCCAAGTCTAACATCAAAGTCATAAGAAGCTCAAATGATTCAGCACAAAGAAGTTAATAGTTTCTCTACCTAAATGTCACGGCCGAAGAATTCCCGGTGTTTCACTATCGCACccctccatccatccatctacTACTAATCCATAGGAGGTATGTACCAAGGTAGGTCTTGCCCATACCTATTCAAGCCCCACCCCATTCGCCGCATGTGTACCACTACACTACCACTTACGTTAGTAACCTAACCTGCTGCCATCATTCGCAATACAGTCAACGCTGGGCTGATAGATCCTTCCCCCGCTgtcatcttcctccttctaCGTTCGACTGGGCATGCTTGATCATGGCTTCAAGCGTACCTCGACCGGGCCCTGCGAACTTGGGGCCCAATGCTGGTCTTGATGAATGGCTCGAGGAGGCCAAGCAGTGCCACTATCTGCCTGAGCGTGTTATGAAGGAATTGTGCGAGAAGGTGAAAGAGATATTGATGGAAGGTGAAGACCGCCAGACTCGAGCTCGCCGCTGACCTGCAGCTTTTTGCTGACTTGGTATCTCAGAATCCAATATTCAGCCAGTCTGTACTCCCGTCACTGTTTGCGGCGATATCCACGGCCAATTCTACGATCTTCTCGAGCTCTTCCGGGTATCTGGCGGTATGCCGGGCGAGTCCAACGTGCAGGCGCCAAAGACATCCACCACCGTCATCACCTCGGACGATATCGAGCCACCGACAGAGATTACAAACCCTAagttgaggaagaagataaAAGCTTCGGGCGAAAATGCGACGTCCAGTGGCGCAGAAGAGACTGAGGCAGGCGAGGCTGACGAAGATCCCGATGCGACCATGGCGGACCGTCTGGAATCTGGCGTCACGGTGAACTCGTCAAGTCAAAGTGCCGATAATCGATATATTTTCTTGGGAGATTTCGTGGATCGAGGGTACTTCAGCCTGGAAACTTTCACATTATTAATGTGCCTGAAAGCGAAGTAAGCATTCCTGAATGCCATTTCTGTTTTACGTGGCTGACTATGTTCCACAGATACCCTGACAGAATAGTGCTCGTCCGTGGTAACCACGAATCTCGTCAGATTACACAGGTGTACGGCTTCTATGAAGAGTGTCAGATGAAGTATGGCAACGCTTCAGTCTGGAAAGCTTGTTGTCATGTGTTCGATTTCCTGGTTCTTGCTGCCATCATCGATGGCGAGATTCTCTGCGTCCACGGAGGTTTGAGTCCAGAGATCAGGACAATCGATCAGATTCGAGTTGTTGCCCGTGCGCAGGAGATTCCTCACGAGGGTGCATTCTGTGACTTGGTATGGTCAGATCCAGAAGACGTTGAAACGTGGGCTATCAGCCCTCGTGGAGCCGGATGGTTATTTGGAGACAAGGTTGCAACTGAATTCAACCATGTAAATGGACTGAAGTTGATTGCCCGAGCTCATCAGCTTGTCAACGAAGGTTACAAGGTATTAAATGTCCCCCCAGCGATGCAAAGGTTACACTAACAATTACCAGTATCATTTTCCCGAGAACTCGGTAGTGACTGTATGGTCGGCACCCAACTACTGCTACCGTTGCGGTAATGTTGCTTCTATCATGGCTGTGGATAAAGACTTGAATCCCAAGTTCAGCATCTTTTCTGCTGTTCCTGATGATCAGAGACATGTCCCAGCGCTCAAGAGGGGTCCTGGTGATTACTTCTTGTGATGAAGGATATTGTACGGATAACGGACTTAATGGCATAAGTTGCATGTAGAATAGCATAGGGTCAAAATACCCGTGGTTTCGAGTTGAATTTTGTGGGAAAGGGAATGGATACTCACGGTTTTGGTAGAGTTGTTATAACAAATTACGGTCAATGTGAATGCTTGTTTCATTACATGCGTATTTGCTGTGCCATGTGGCTAAGGTGCGTGAACGAATGTTTGTTTGGGATTTTGCAATTTCATTTCAGATCAGATAAAATACTCTCGGTGCAACATAGTTGGGTCAGTACGAAAATAAATGAATAGCCGTAAATCGGTTTGACTTTATACCGGCCGTATTTGAGATTTTTCTCTGAGGATTGTCAATCTCTATCTATTTGCATCAAAACTCTCAAGTCTGTGGATAATATTTGCAAACTCCACCTaccatcatcatgtcaaaactaaaagcttcCAAGGGAAACCCTATCCACAATGCAATCAGCGAGTGGTTGGATTCGATTACAACTGAAAACGCAGGGTCAGACTTGACACGGAGAGCCGACCTATTGGCCAGTGCACCGAAGCGATTCACAGTCTATGAGCCCATGGCTCTTCTGCCGACAGGGAGCTTCACATCTCCATCTTGGACAACGCTTTTACAAAATCTTGGCAAAGATGCATGTCAACAACTTTGGTCCGGAATTCTGAAGCGAATTTCAATGCAGGGAAAAGATACACTGACTCATCTTGCCGTGAATGAGGGTATTCCTTTGCACAAAGCGGGAGAGGAGGCTGATGAGAACGTACGAAGAAGCCCAAGTGGGCTACGCACTCTTTATGGAGATTTCGGCCCTCAAGATGCCCCAGCCGAGGAACCTTCCCAAAACGATTTCGACAAGACACTGTGGGCTTCGACGAAACAGAATGGAATATTCCAAACTTGGGCGCCGAGATGGACCATGTTCAGTCGAGGCAATGTCAAAGAGAAAGCAAGACTGCTGGATATGGGAGAAAAGACACTCAAAGGCACATGGGCCGTTGATCTCTATGCCGGCATTGGCTATTTTGTCTTTTCGTATGCTCGGCTTGGGATGAGGGTCCTATGCTGGGAGATTAACCCATGGAGTGTTGAAGGATTAAGGCGCGGCGCCGTAGCAAATCGATGGAGCGTGCGGATTGTTCAAGGGGAAGACCTCGCCTTACCAACTAAGGAGATTGTTTACGGAGGAGAGCAAATCATCGTGTTCCTCGAAAGCAACGAGAAAGCCCTGAGAAGGATCCGGTCACTGCAAGGTAGTGATATTGCGCGAGACGTGCGACACATCAACTGCGGCTTTCTTCCTACAAGCGAGCCGACTTGGCGAGATACGTGGGATATCTCTGGCCCAGCTGGTGAAACATGGCTTCATCTCCACGAAAATGTCGGTGCCAATGACACAGAGACAAGGTGTGAGGAAATCCAGCGCAAATTCGATGATTGGTGTCAAGGAACAGATCGAGTGGCCAATGTTGAACATATAGAGCAGGTCAAGACATTTGCGCCAGGCGTCTGGCATTGCGTCTTTGACGTTCGTGTTCACAAAACCTAGATATATCATGTATGATCATGACTACTATCTCAATATTAAGCTTCAGTACATATATTCGCATCCATCATGATGTCATATAACACTATCGCACCCGAGTCCCTGCTCCAGCCATGGTATTCTATGTAAAATATAGTCCAAGTCCGTCATCTATCGTCTATTATCTATTGTCGTCGGAACTTTTGAGGAATGTTGGCCTCAACAATGGAGAGCTTCTGCATCGCCTCGAGGCGGTCTTGGGCATCCTCCATCTCGTCGTGCTTCTTAAAGTGCTCAATGTCCTCGGGATGTGTCAGGTCCTCAAGCTTGGTATTGTCGTCGTGGTACTTTTCCCAGTGATGAATCTCGTACTCATACTCGTCGTCACCGTGATGCCCAGGACCAGTGTTTAAGTCGGGGAGTGTCTTGCCCGAGTTGATAAAGTCCATCCATTCCTTGCGACTGACTGAAGAGTCGGCATCCTTGTCGAGCAGGCCTAGTAGGATATCGCGAACCTCGTCCTTTCGTTTCTCGGCCATGCCTTTGTTTGACTCGTCGAACAGACCGTATGTTCGCATAAGCTCAGCAGCTTGCCACCAGCCATCGCCGTTGTAGTCGTGGAGGGTGAAGAAGGAGTCGGCGTCCCAACCCTGTACATGGTGCTCCTCTGGAAGAAAAAGATGTCAGCATAATTTTCAAGACTCCAGGACAAAGCACAAAACAACACACCCGCCATATGTTTGGTCATCCAGTCGGCATTAGCGTCCACGACAGGTTTCTGCGAGTGAGCAAACACTGTGGTCGCAAAAGCGACGCTGAGGAAGATACCACTGCGCATTATATCGGATATGTGGAGGAGGTGATacggaagaagagaagagtacCCAAACTGGCGCGATGGGTATTAAAATACAATTGATGGTTGGACAAGCTGGTCACAATAAAGGAGTGAGGTTCAATGGACACCTCCGGGTGAACGTGGTCGGTAGGTCCATCTGGATTTGGAGGCTGCCAGGGGTTCCTGGGCCGCTAGAACAGAACCGCCAAAGCTTAAGTGCCAGGGACCTAAGCCGCTGGGCAGTATTGTTTGTTTCTCCAACAAATGGGTCATTGGCCATTGGATATCATGGCTTTGGTTGATATTCTATGACCGTtaaaggtactaaggtatgcAAACCTAAACTTAAAAAGGCTTCCACAAAAGGGCCTCGAACAGGAACGATTTCTCTATGTACAGTAGTATACTGCGATCCTACTCTAGGTCGACCTTTAGTCCATCTTGCGATTTTCTCCAATCCCAACAAACTCATCTCCATACCCTGCCTTATCAAGGCGATCGACAATAAAGTCAATTGGCGGGGTGATCAATTAAGCTATGGCCAGTATCTCGTGACCAGGCGTCAAAAGTTAGTTGCTACGTAACGCGTCCTCTCTTGACCGCGTTATCAACTTCCAAATATTGGTTCTTCCCCTCACAAGCTACGGCGCAACCTCACCGCCACAAGAAGCCAAATCCATCACCATGAGTCGTCAAATTGAGCAGGCGTTGCTCTCATTAATGCCAACATATGGCTCTGATTTACCACCATCGCTTGTAGAGCTTGCAGGTTCATTGCTTGCCCAGTCTCGACATCGAGCGAGTGCTCTCAAGGCAGAAGAGGAGATAGCAAGGTTATATGCTTGTGCAAACATTGCTTGCGATCGGTATGTTACCCCTACGACATGTTCGAGCCATGTAAGCTTACCGTATTAGTTTAAAAATTACTCTTGATCTTCCACCTATCGAGCCTCGACCGCCAATTCCACCCCGTATTTACCAACGTCTCTACACTCATCTTGACAACATCCTACCAAATAGCGCTTCAACCCCTGGCCGAGCCGCTGCAGGAAGGAGAACACCAAGTTCAAGGTTTCGCAATGCTGGCGAGTCACCTGCTGATGGGTCACGGCCACTACCATCAAGAGGAACACCCACGAAAGAACAAAGCCTCGCAAAATTCAGAACACCTTCAAAGGGGGCAAGTGGAACCCCGGCAAAATCCACAAGCAAGACACAGCAAACCTTTAGGGGTGTCAATCTTCATGGATGGATTCAGCCAGTGACAAGATGGATATGCGAAGAAACAGGCCACAAGAAACTCGCCCCTACGATCCTTGCTGGTCTGGAAGCTATAGTTACACCAGGAGGTCGTAGAACAGAAGATGAATGGGTGCTGCAGAATGTCACAGCCTTGTTCGCCGCAATCTACTTCTTCGTAACCATGCGCGTCAAGGCTCTTGCATCAGGAGAAGGTATTGACCGACAAGGATATGTACCTCTAAGAAAAGAGATTCTTACTCTACTCACCAGAGCACGGCAGGAAGTCGACGTTAAGGGATTATCAGAAGAGGATGCTTGGGAAGATTGGGCAAATATCAAGTCGAAGAGTTTCGATGATGCAGTTGCCAAAGTCAACGAGCGATCATGGCTCACTGGCGATTGGTATCAAGGGATCGCAGATGTCGTCAAGCTGAGCCAAAGAGGCTATCTTGAGGATGTTGCGATGCTTGACGAAGAGACTATGCCTAAGATGCAAGTCAAGAAGGCAGACACCATGTTTCAGGGCAAATACGACTTTCTCAGCGATGCAAGACGAACAGAATACATGCACTGGGAGAAGGGTATTTACGCCAAAATTGCTCTATCAACAACGGGCGCTGCTATGGAAGTAGATACACAATGAAGGGCCAAAAGACCTGCTTTATACCCAACACAACGTTGGAATACGAATGTTTCCTTTTTTCATTTTTTTCAACATAGGAGATCCAACACATCGCTGTCTAGTTGTACATGAAGATCTTAAGAGCGACGAGCGCGCCTTTGAAGGCCGCTGTTCTGACCCCTGCGGCCAAGGCCCTTACCGGGGCCAGCAACGAAAGTGGGAATGTTGGAGTCAGTCTGGCTTCCGCTTCCGGGTTGAAGCAGGCCATCAAGGAGGCCTCCTCTGCCGCTGCCGCGACCTGGAGTCTCGGGAGCATCGTTGGAGTCATCGTTGCCGCCGCCGAGTCCAGATCCAGGTGTAGCAGGCGCATTGCCACCCTCGCCGAAGCCGTTACCTGGTCCAGCAACAAAGGTGGGAATAGCACCACTGGGTGCAGCCAGATCACCGCCAGGTCGAGTTCCGCTGCCACTGCCAGGTGTCTGGGTGGGGGTGTCAGAAGTGTTGTCGCTATCGTTGCCGTTGCCGTTGCCAGATCCAGGTGTAGTAGGGGCGTTGCCACCCTCGCCGAAGCCGTTACCTGGTCCAGCAACAAAGGTAGGGATAGCACCGCTAGGAGCGGCCAGGCCATCGGTAGGCAGAGTGCCACTGCCGCTACCAGGTGTCTGCGTAGGGGTTTGGGGAGCATCAGAAGCGTTGTCGTTGCTGTTACCAGCACCAGTCCCGGGCGTGGGGGTCTCACCGTCTCCGAAGCCTTGACCGGGTCCAGCAACAAACGTGGGAATAACAGCGCCAGGAGCAGTGCCAGGGCCATCAAGACCACTGCCCGGAGAAGGGATGAGAGTAGGGGCAACAGGATCTTCAGAGGTATTATCGTTTCCACCGTTTCCGAAACCTGCGCCAGGTCCAGCAACGAAAGTAGGAATGGCACCACCGGCGTTATTTCTGCCAGGGGTCAAGAGAGGAGGCTTGTCGGCTCCAGCATCGCCGCTGCCGGGGGTGGCGACAGGAGTAGCAGTGCTGGCACCGTCGCCGGCTCCGCCTGTTGGGGCGGCGGCAGGAGGGTCAGCGTTATTGTCACCACCTCCGAGAAGATCGGTAAGGAATTTTTCGATCTTGTCGCGTATGGTCTCACCGTCCGGAGCGGCACCACCGGCACCAGGCAACAAACCGCCGAGACCACCAGTGGGAAgggcaccgccgagaccaccACCAGCGGTCTCAGTAGCACCGGCACCAGGGAGGACAGTAGGGATGAGACCACCGCCCAAACCAGCACCGGGTGTTTGAGCATCACCTCCATTGTTGAATTGTGGGCGAGGCCGGGCCATGGCCGGGGAAGAAAGGGCCAGAGCCACTgtgagaagagaaagaacaGCCATGTTTGATTTTGGACTGAAGAGTAAAATGAAAATACCAAGAATAGGGAATGACTAGAAGAAAAGACTGACCACAGATGCCTGCAACTGGTAGTCTTGAAGAGTTTAAAAAAAGAGCAAAGAGAAAAAGTGGCGATGGAGAGACTCAAAGGCCCATGAGAAAGGTTAGGGGCTTGggcttttatttatattataaagtagcTGTAAAACATGGGACGGACGTTGTCTGTCATCTCCCTACTCCCCGTTAACGAACAGAGATTCGAGGCTCAAAGCTACTCCGCGTTACAAGTTGACGCCAGCAAATCCCACCTCGAATGGCAAGCTAATGGGTTTCAAACTGCAAAAGCTCCGACAATCCTGGGCAGGGAATTGATTAACACCATCAAGTCTGACCCCTGGCGATCATTACGCAGGCTAAGCGAAAGATCGGGTGGATTGATTATGTACAGAAGAGCCAATGCACGAGGTATGTAATTGAGCTAGCGGCCAGATCTGGGTCGAATTAAAGCATGGGAATTTATCACGGTACGATGTACATATATGAGCGATGGACTATATGGGTGTATGAGGAAGCCCATAGTTGGTGCTCTATTATTAtgtcttttttgttttcGAGGTGACGCGGCTTCATGTTTATCAGGGCATGTTTTCGGTAATGTTTCCCTTGTATTGCATGGTTATGGAGCGTTTTCCTAGGATCAACAACTTGTTCTCCGTCGTTGGGCGTTTCAGAAGACCTTCAAGGGGTTGAGACTTGATACTGGGTTCCTTGAGTCAGGATCGGGTTTTGGTTGGTGTTTCGTGCTATGGATCTCTCAAATCGACTCTGTGCCCCATAATCTCTCTTTACGGCGAATGAAATggcttccttttctttaaCGGTTCAAGGTATTATATCATCGTCCGCACTATTCGAAGCCGGTAATCAACTGCCTTACTTTTCAGTAATAGCGTGATGACATGCTAGTTCCTTGAGGGAGACGCTTCCTCCTGGATCATGCATTTGAAAGTGGGATGGTGTCGTTGACCTACAGTACTGTACCGTGTTAGCGCGTCTCTTTGACATGGCAGACAATCTAGCATTGATCATCTTATCTTGATATTACTTGTTCCCGCAAAAGACTGTGCGCAATAATTTCTTTGACTCGTTGTACGAAACTTGGACCGAAattttcttcatctttgcaAGCACCGTCATGATGAATTTTACTAAACACACGGCGTAGCAACTACCAATACGATTGGTTCCCAAACGAAGATGCGATTGGAGATGCCAAGTCAAAACGTGAGAGAAGAATAAAGATAGAACCTGTTTCGTGACATCGTATCGCGATTCTTACTCTTGGCTTCTCGGCTGATGCTTGTTGATGCGATTGGCGCGAGGATCGTGTTTCGTGGTTCTGATACTCTATGGGTTGCGGATGGGTATATCAGAGGTGGTATTTTGAAACTAATAAGAATGGACTAACCCTCGGAAACGCGGATGAGCTGATTAATTCTTATAGCTGAGACTCGGTTTTCGCTCTTTCTGGTCGAAGCCAGCATCGCTTCCGATAAATTGAAAAAGTTTGATGATGTATTTTGCAATATCGCTAATAACATTGAAATATATATGACAGAAGATATCATAAGAGTTCCATAGGATAGTATAGTGTTGCAGTCGCAAGATTTACCCGAGCCTTCCTGGAACAAAAGGGTGTCCAGCGCTTAACCCACCATCAACAGCCCAAGCCTGTCCATTGACATAGCTGCTCTCGTCACTTCCCAGGAACAAGGCAACGCGGGCAATCTCATCAGCTCTGCCACCTCTCTTCAAAGGATTGAGCTGGCCAATCTTGTTCTCACTACCACGAGCTCTAGCAGCCTCATATACGGGTGCCGTCATGCCGGTCTCGATCAGGCCAGGGCAAATGGCGTTCACGCGCACGCCAGTCCCGGCAAGCTGATACGATATTGTCTGCGCCAGCGACACAACCGCAGCTTTGGAGGCTGAGTATGGCGTGGAACC includes:
- a CDS encoding hypothetical protein (BUSCO:27629at5125) produces the protein MASSVPRPGPANLGPNAGLDEWLEEAKQCHYLPERVMKELCEKVKEILMEESNIQPVCTPVTVCGDIHGQFYDLLELFRVSGGMPGESNVQAPKTSTTVITSDDIEPPTEITNPKLRKKIKASGENATSSGAEETEAGEADEDPDATMADRLESGVTVNSSSQSADNRYIFLGDFVDRGYFSLETFTLLMCLKAKYPDRIVLVRGNHESRQITQVYGFYEECQMKYGNASVWKACCHVFDFLVLAAIIDGEILCVHGGLSPEIRTIDQIRVVARAQEIPHEGAFCDLVWSDPEDVETWAISPRGAGWLFGDKVATEFNHVNGLKLIARAHQLVNEGYKYHFPENSVVTVWSAPNYCYRCGNVASIMAVDKDLNPKFSIFSAVPDDQRHVPALKRGPGDYFL
- a CDS encoding hypothetical protein (BUSCO:30548at5125), with protein sequence MSKLKASKGNPIHNAISEWLDSITTENAGSDLTRRADLLASAPKRFTVYEPMALLPTGSFTSPSWTTLLQNLGKDACQQLWSGILKRISMQGKDTLTHLAVNEGIPLHKAGEEADENVRRSPSGLRTLYGDFGPQDAPAEEPSQNDFDKTLWASTKQNGIFQTWAPRWTMFSRGNVKEKARLLDMGEKTLKGTWAVDLYAGIGYFVFSYARLGMRVLCWEINPWSVEGLRRGAVANRWSVRIVQGEDLALPTKEIVYGGEQIIVFLESNEKALRRIRSLQGSDIARDVRHINCGFLPTSEPTWRDTWDISGPAGETWLHLHENVGANDTETRCEEIQRKFDDWCQGTDRVANVEHIEQVKTFAPGVWHCVFDVRVHKT
- a CDS encoding hypothetical protein (SECRETED:SignalP(1-19)~BUSCO:50758at5125), with the translated sequence MRSGIFLSVAFATTVFAHSQKPVVDANADWMTKHMAEEHHVQGWDADSFFTLHDYNGDGWWQAAELMRTYGLFDESNKGMAEKRKDEVRDILLGLLDKDADSSVSRKEWMDFINSGKTLPDLNTGPGHHGDDEYEYEIHHWEKYHDDNTKLEDLTHPEDIEHFKKHDEMEDAQDRLEAMQKLSIVEANIPQKFRRQ
- a CDS encoding hypothetical protein (BUSCO:41936at5125); translated protein: MSRQIEQALLSLMPTYGSDLPPSLVELAGSLLAQSRHRASALKAEEEIARLYACANIACDRLKITLDLPPIEPRPPIPPRIYQRLYTHLDNILPNSASTPGRAAAGRRTPSSRFRNAGESPADGSRPLPSRGTPTKEQSLAKFRTPSKGASGTPAKSTSKTQQTFRGVNLHGWIQPVTRWICEETGHKKLAPTILAGLEAIVTPGGRRTEDEWVLQNVTALFAAIYFFVTMRVKALASGEGIDRQGYVPLRKEILTLLTRARQEVDVKGLSEEDAWEDWANIKSKSFDDAVAKVNERSWLTGDWYQGIADVVKLSQRGYLEDVAMLDEETMPKMQVKKADTMFQGKYDFLSDARRTEYMHWEKGIYAKIALSTTGAAMEVDTQ
- a CDS encoding hypothetical protein (SECRETED:SignalP(1-19)); this translates as MAVLSLLTVALALSSPAMARPRPQFNNGGDAQTPGAGLGGGLIPTVLPGAGATETAGGGLGGALPTGGLGGLLPGAGGAAPDGETIRDKIEKFLTDLLGGGDNNADPPAAAPTGGAGDGASTATPVATPGSGDAGADKPPLLTPGRNNAGGAIPTFVAGPGAGFGNGGNDNTSEDPVAPTLIPSPGSGLDGPGTAPGAVIPTFVAGPGQGFGDGETPTPGTGAGNSNDNASDAPQTPTQTPGSGSGTLPTDGLAAPSGAIPTFVAGPGNGFGEGGNAPTTPGSGNGNGNDSDNTSDTPTQTPGSGSGTRPGGDLAAPSGAIPTFVAGPGNGFGEGGNAPATPGSGLGGGNDDSNDAPETPGRGSGRGGLLDGLLQPGSGSQTDSNIPTFVAGPGKGLGRRGQNSGLQRRARRS